Proteins from one Oscillatoria sp. FACHB-1406 genomic window:
- the plsX gene encoding phosphate acyltransferase PlsX yields the protein MRATRERIAVDAMGGDRAPGEIVTGAIRASEELDIEVLLVGDPQQIEPLLKTQSGSNKVKIVAAEDVITMHEEPLIALRRKPKSSINVAMELVKKGQADAVVSAGHSGAAMAAATLRLGRIKGIDRPAIGAVFPTLIAGKSVIVLDVGANVDCRPKYLEQFALMGTIYSQYVMGVEKPQVGLLNIGEESTKGNDAALRAHELLEQNPEIPFRGNAEGRDVLSGNFDVIVCDGFVGNVLLKFAEAVGDILLQILREELPRGVRGKVGSAILKPNLRRIKQRIDHAEHGGGLLLGVDGICIISHGSSQAPSIFNAIRLAKDAIDNQVLERIKAYTEGRKQDAIADLANAEVNSSDVNPSA from the coding sequence ATGAGAGCGACGCGCGAAAGGATTGCAGTTGACGCTATGGGCGGCGATCGCGCCCCTGGTGAAATCGTTACGGGAGCGATTAGAGCTTCTGAAGAGTTAGATATCGAGGTGTTACTCGTCGGCGATCCCCAGCAGATCGAACCCCTCCTCAAAACCCAATCTGGCTCCAACAAGGTCAAAATCGTAGCGGCAGAAGATGTCATTACGATGCACGAAGAACCCCTCATTGCCCTGCGGCGCAAGCCTAAATCTTCGATTAACGTGGCGATGGAACTGGTGAAAAAGGGTCAAGCGGATGCGGTGGTGTCTGCCGGACATTCGGGGGCGGCAATGGCAGCAGCAACCCTCCGCCTGGGGCGCATTAAAGGCATCGATCGCCCCGCAATTGGCGCTGTTTTTCCCACCTTAATTGCTGGGAAATCCGTCATCGTTCTCGATGTGGGCGCGAATGTAGACTGCCGTCCCAAATATTTGGAACAGTTCGCGCTAATGGGAACCATTTACAGTCAGTACGTGATGGGGGTTGAAAAGCCCCAAGTCGGACTGCTCAATATTGGCGAAGAATCGACTAAAGGCAACGATGCAGCCCTGCGCGCTCACGAACTGCTCGAACAAAACCCCGAAATTCCGTTTCGTGGCAATGCCGAAGGGCGAGACGTGCTTTCGGGGAACTTCGATGTGATTGTTTGCGATGGCTTCGTGGGTAACGTTTTGCTGAAATTTGCTGAGGCAGTGGGCGATATTCTGTTGCAAATTTTGCGCGAAGAATTACCTCGCGGCGTGCGCGGAAAAGTCGGCAGCGCGATCTTAAAACCCAACCTGCGCCGCATCAAGCAGCGGATCGATCACGCCGAACACGGCGGCGGTTTATTGTTGGGCGTGGATGGGATTTGTATTATCAGTCACGGCAGTTCGCAAGCGCCCTCGATTTTCAATGCGATTCGCTTGGCAAAAGACGCGATCGACAATCAGGTATTGGAACGCATTAAGGCTTATACCGAGGGTAGAAAACAAGATGCGATCGCAGATCTCGCGAATGCAGAGGTTAATTCCAGCGACGTTAACCCCTCAGCGTAG
- a CDS encoding GTP-binding protein, with amino-acid sequence MTHLEDLDRAIFSFSEIQAEIHYKQAQDSLRSLIGNLDLNARERSGLEPDLDRLANFLDKLDRAIVQIAAFGMVGRGKSSILNALLGQEVFTVGPLHGVTRTADCADWHLDRESIPGGEGDILRVALPGAGNSQIQLIDTPGIDEVDGETREALAREVAQRADLLLFIVAGDLTKVEFDALSRLREVGKPMILIFNKIDQYPEADRLSIYEKIRDERVRELLTPDEIVMVAASPLVAIAVRQKDGSLKVQRQPGAPQIQDLKLKILEILHREGKSLVALNSLLFADEVNERVLARKFSIREAAAEQLIWRGVILKATAIALNPVTAIDLLTGAIVDAALILSLSKLYGLPMTDRSSWNLLQKIALGMGGLGASELLANLGLSGLKSLLGLSVPVTGGGAIAPYLAVATTQAGVAGTSSYAIAKAAQFYLANGASWGPDGPKAAIARILDSLDEASILSRIKQELSAKLVIRNS; translated from the coding sequence ATGACGCATCTCGAAGACCTCGATCGCGCTATCTTTAGCTTTAGCGAGATTCAAGCCGAAATTCACTACAAACAAGCCCAAGACTCCCTCCGCAGCTTAATCGGCAATCTCGATCTCAACGCCCGGGAACGATCCGGCTTAGAACCCGATCTCGATCGCCTCGCAAACTTCCTCGATAAACTGGATCGCGCGATCGTCCAAATTGCTGCCTTTGGGATGGTCGGACGCGGCAAATCTTCGATATTAAATGCCCTCTTGGGGCAGGAAGTCTTCACCGTCGGGCCGCTGCACGGCGTAACTCGCACGGCAGACTGTGCCGATTGGCATCTCGATCGCGAATCCATTCCGGGTGGCGAGGGCGATATCCTCCGCGTCGCACTTCCGGGTGCGGGAAACTCGCAAATTCAATTGATCGACACGCCCGGAATTGATGAAGTAGACGGCGAAACCCGCGAAGCCCTCGCCCGAGAAGTCGCCCAACGCGCCGACTTACTTTTATTCATCGTTGCCGGAGACTTGACAAAAGTTGAGTTTGATGCGTTGTCGCGCTTGCGAGAAGTCGGCAAGCCGATGATTTTAATTTTCAACAAAATCGACCAATATCCCGAAGCCGATCGCCTTTCGATCTACGAAAAAATACGAGACGAACGAGTACGCGAGTTACTCACCCCCGACGAAATCGTGATGGTAGCAGCGTCTCCCCTGGTTGCGATCGCGGTTCGCCAAAAAGACGGTAGCCTTAAGGTACAGCGACAGCCCGGAGCGCCGCAAATCCAGGACTTAAAGTTAAAAATTCTCGAAATTCTGCACCGGGAAGGGAAATCTTTAGTCGCGCTCAATAGCTTGCTATTTGCTGATGAAGTCAACGAACGAGTTCTCGCGCGCAAATTTAGCATTCGCGAGGCAGCCGCCGAACAATTGATTTGGCGCGGCGTAATTCTCAAGGCAACTGCGATCGCGCTCAACCCCGTCACCGCGATCGACCTCCTAACTGGGGCGATCGTCGATGCAGCCTTAATCCTATCGCTTTCCAAGCTCTACGGCTTGCCCATGACCGATCGCAGTAGCTGGAACTTGCTGCAAAAAATCGCGTTAGGGATGGGCGGTTTGGGCGCGAGCGAATTGCTTGCTAATTTGGGATTAAGCGGGCTGAAAAGTTTGCTGGGGCTTTCTGTCCCCGTAACCGGCGGCGGCGCGATCGCGCCCTACCTCGCCGTTGCTACCACCCAAGCCGGAGTTGCCGGAACCTCCAGTTACGCGATCGCCAAAGCCGCCCAATTCTACCTCGCCAACGGCGCATCCTGGGGACCTGACGGCCCCAAAGCCGCGATCGCGCGCATCCTCGACTCCTTAGACGAAGCCTCCATCCTCAGCCGTATCAAACAAGAACTCAGCGCCAAACTTGTAATTCGTAATTCGTAA
- the dtd gene encoding D-aminoacyl-tRNA deacylase, whose amino-acid sequence MRVILQRVLSSRVIVDSTIIGQIDRGLNLLVGIAPTDTEVELAWMARKCLELRLFPADGSEGRWEKSVQEIGGELLVVSQFTLYGDCRKGRRPSFSGSAAPERAEQLYDIFVEKLRASGLRVETGKFGAMMQVEIENDGPVTLILEREAGGEV is encoded by the coding sequence ATGCGCGTTATTTTGCAACGAGTTCTATCTTCTAGAGTCATCGTAGACAGTACGATTATCGGTCAAATCGATCGCGGCCTCAACTTATTGGTTGGTATTGCGCCGACGGATACCGAAGTCGAACTAGCTTGGATGGCGCGCAAATGCTTAGAATTGCGTCTTTTTCCGGCGGATGGGAGTGAGGGACGCTGGGAAAAGTCAGTGCAAGAGATTGGGGGCGAACTGCTAGTAGTAAGTCAATTTACCTTATACGGCGATTGTCGTAAAGGTCGTCGCCCCTCCTTTAGCGGTTCTGCTGCGCCGGAACGAGCCGAGCAATTGTACGATATTTTTGTGGAGAAATTGCGCGCCAGTGGTTTGCGGGTGGAGACAGGAAAATTTGGGGCAATGATGCAAGTAGAAATCGAAAATGACGGCCCGGTGACGTTAATTTTAGAGCGGGAAGCTGGAGGCGAAGTGTAG
- a CDS encoding HEAT repeat domain-containing protein has translation MMSDNTVNLSSLEREASSENTPAPRLTELAGQSLELARIVAKNITTPPTLLAELSTSEDRLTRQNVTQNPNTSLEVLFELGAEFPDEFFDNPVCPLLPLENPNWVEMLPEDTIQTFLSHHRAQQALLEGFRNHPHPYQLFSCWKLEIHDLPTHWLEEFSRSIDEDVRYSAAGNPKTPVSLLKQLSQDTSDRVRHGVANNPKTPVPLLKQLSQDTSYTVRRSVANNPKTSVPLLKQLSQDTSDRVRHGVAKNLKTPVSILKQLSQDTSDRVRYGIAENLKTPVSILKQLLQDTSEAVRESVANNPKTPVSLLKQLSQDTSDRVRDDIAINPKTPISYLETLATDLSLSVRNTAYEKSKGRMGEYLQILWR, from the coding sequence ATGATGTCAGATAATACCGTAAACTTATCCTCGCTCGAACGAGAAGCAAGCAGCGAAAATACGCCCGCACCTCGCTTAACTGAACTCGCCGGACAAAGCTTAGAATTGGCGAGAATTGTGGCTAAAAATATCACTACGCCCCCCACTTTGCTTGCAGAACTCAGTACGAGTGAAGATCGATTAACGCGCCAGAATGTCACCCAAAATCCGAATACTTCCTTAGAAGTTCTATTTGAATTGGGAGCGGAATTCCCCGATGAATTTTTCGATAATCCCGTTTGCCCTCTGCTTCCGCTGGAAAACCCCAACTGGGTTGAAATGCTTCCCGAAGATACAATACAAACTTTTCTATCTCATCATCGCGCCCAGCAAGCATTGCTCGAAGGTTTCCGAAATCATCCCCACCCCTATCAGTTATTTTCTTGTTGGAAGCTAGAGATTCACGATTTACCGACTCATTGGTTAGAAGAGTTTTCTCGAAGTATTGATGAAGATGTTCGTTACAGTGCTGCTGGAAATCCCAAAACTCCAGTTTCCCTCCTCAAACAATTGTCGCAGGATACGAGCGATAGAGTTCGCCACGGTGTTGCTAACAATCCGAAAACTCCCGTTCCCCTTCTCAAACAATTGTCGCAGGATACTAGCTATACGGTTCGTCGGAGTGTTGCTAACAATCCAAAAACTTCCGTTCCCCTCCTCAAACAATTGTCGCAGGATACGAGTGATAGGGTTCGCCACGGTGTTGCTAAAAATCTGAAAACTCCAGTTTCCATTCTCAAACAATTGTCGCAGGATACGAGCGATAGGGTTCGCTACGGTATTGCTGAAAATCTGAAAACTCCTGTTTCCATTCTCAAACAATTGTTGCAGGATACGAGCGAGGCGGTTCGCGAGAGTGTTGCTAACAATCCGAAAACTCCAGTTTCCCTCCTCAAACAATTGTCGCAGGATACGAGCGATAGGGTTCGCGACGATATTGCTATAAATCCGAAAACTCCCATTTCCTATCTCGAGACATTAGCCACCGATTTATCGCTTTCCGTCAGGAACACTGCTTACGAAAAATCAAAGGGAAGAATGGGGGAGTATTTGCAAATACTCTGGAGATAA
- a CDS encoding HEAT repeat domain-containing protein: MMSYNTVNFSSLEREASSETTPAPRLTELAGQSLELARIVAKNITAPPTLLAELSTSEDRLTRQNVTQNPNTSPEVLCKLGAEFPDDFLDNPVFPLLPLENPNWVEMLPEDTVQAFLSHHRAQQVWLEGCRNHPDLYELFFRWNLEIHDFPTHWLEEFSRSIDEDVREGVAKNPKTPVSCLKQLSQDTSDRVRHGVANHPKTPVSLLKQLLRDTSEAVRRVVANHPNTPPEVLYKLGAEFPDEFLDNPVFPLLSLENPDWVAMLREDIALTFLYHPRAQQAMLESFRNYTHQYWLFVRWQLQVDDDFPTHWLEEFSRSIDEDVREGVAKNPKTPVSLLKQLSQDTSDRVRGSVARNPQTPVSLLEQLSQDTSDRVRKAVAENLKTPVSYLETLATDSSLSVSLTADGKSKGRMGE; the protein is encoded by the coding sequence ATGATGTCATATAATACCGTAAACTTCTCCTCACTCGAACGAGAAGCGAGCAGCGAAACTACGCCCGCACCTCGCTTAACCGAACTCGCCGGACAAAGCTTAGAATTGGCGAGAATTGTGGCTAAAAATATCACTGCGCCCCCCACGTTGCTTGCAGAACTCAGTACGAGCGAAGATCGATTGACGCGCCAGAATGTCACCCAAAATCCGAATACATCTCCCGAAGTTTTATGTAAATTGGGAGCAGAATTCCCCGATGATTTTCTCGATAATCCCGTTTTTCCCCTGCTTCCACTGGAAAACCCCAACTGGGTTGAAATGCTTCCCGAAGATACCGTACAGGCTTTTCTATCTCATCATCGCGCGCAGCAAGTATGGCTCGAAGGTTGCCGAAATCATCCCGACTTATATGAGTTATTTTTTCGCTGGAATCTAGAGATTCACGATTTCCCGACTCATTGGTTAGAAGAGTTTTCTAGAAGTATTGATGAAGATGTTCGCGAGGGTGTTGCTAAAAATCCGAAAACTCCAGTTTCCTGCCTCAAACAATTGTCGCAGGATACGAGCGATAGGGTTCGCCACGGTGTTGCTAACCATCCGAAAACTCCTGTTTCCCTCCTCAAACAATTGTTGCGCGATACTAGCGAGGCGGTTCGCCGGGTTGTTGCTAACCATCCGAATACACCTCCCGAAGTTTTATATAAGTTGGGAGCGGAATTTCCGGATGAATTTCTCGATAATCCCGTTTTTCCCCTGCTTTCACTAGAGAACCCCGACTGGGTTGCAATGCTTCGCGAAGATATCGCACTTACTTTTCTATATCATCCTCGCGCGCAGCAAGCAATGCTCGAAAGTTTCCGAAATTATACTCACCAATATTGGTTATTTGTTCGTTGGCAGCTACAAGTTGACGACGATTTCCCGACTCATTGGTTAGAAGAGTTTTCTAGAAGTATTGATGAAGATGTTCGCGAGGGTGTTGCTAAAAATCCGAAAACTCCCGTTTCCCTCCTCAAACAATTGTCGCAGGACACTAGCGATAGGGTTCGCGGGAGTGTTGCTAGAAATCCGCAAACTCCTGTTTCCCTCCTCGAACAATTGTCGCAGGACACTAGTGATAGGGTTCGCAAGGCTGTTGCTGAAAATCTGAAAACTCCCGTTTCCTACCTCGAGACGTTAGCCACCGATTCATCGCTTTCCGTCAGTCTCACTGCTGACGGAAAATCAAAGGGAAGAATGGGGGAGTAA
- a CDS encoding HEAT repeat domain-containing protein: MMPDNTVNLFSLEREANSETTPAPRLTELAGQSLELARIVAKNITAPPTLLAELSTSEDRLTRQNVTLNPNTPLEVLFKLGAEFPDEFCDNPVFPLLSLENPNWVEMLPEVTIETLLFHPRTQQALLEGFRIPPGSFQSGSGSVQLFDRLTRKIHDLPTHRLEEFSRSLNEGIRRMVANNPKTPVSCLKQLSRDTDEWVREGVAKNPKTPVTLLKQLSRDTDKLVRDGVAMNPKTPVSLLEKLSRDTSEAVRGGVANNPKTSVSLLKQLSQDTSEWVRWRVAENPKTPVSCLETLATDSSLFVSDTAREELKRRR, translated from the coding sequence ATGATGCCAGATAATACCGTAAACTTATTCTCACTTGAACGAGAAGCGAACAGCGAAACTACGCCCGCACCTCGCTTAACCGAACTCGCAGGACAAAGCTTAGAATTAGCGAGAATTGTAGCTAAAAATATCACTGCGCCCCCCACTTTGCTCGCAGAACTCAGTACGAGCGAAGATCGATTAACGCGCCAGAACGTCACCCTAAATCCGAATACTCCCTTAGAAGTTTTATTTAAATTGGGAGCGGAATTCCCCGATGAATTTTGCGATAATCCCGTTTTCCCCCTGCTTTCCCTGGAAAACCCCAACTGGGTTGAAATGCTTCCCGAAGTTACAATAGAGACTCTTCTATTTCATCCTCGCACGCAGCAAGCATTGCTCGAAGGTTTCCGAATTCCTCCCGGCTCATTTCAGTCCGGCTCAGGCTCAGTTCAGTTATTCGATCGTTTGACGCGAAAGATTCACGATTTACCAACTCATCGGTTAGAAGAGTTTTCTAGAAGTCTTAATGAAGGTATTCGCAGAATGGTTGCTAACAATCCGAAAACTCCCGTTTCCTGCCTCAAACAATTGTCGCGGGATACTGACGAGTGGGTTCGCGAGGGTGTTGCTAAAAATCCGAAAACTCCCGTTACCCTCCTCAAACAATTGTCGCGGGATACTGACAAGTTGGTTCGCGACGGTGTTGCTATGAATCCGAAAACTCCCGTTTCCCTCCTCGAAAAATTGTCGCGGGATACCAGCGAGGCGGTTCGCGGGGGTGTTGCTAACAATCCGAAAACTTCCGTTTCCCTCCTCAAACAATTGTCGCAGGATACTAGCGAGTGGGTTCGCTGGAGGGTTGCTGAAAATCCGAAAACTCCCGTTTCCTGCCTCGAGACATTAGCCACCGATTCAAGCCTTTTCGTCAGTGATACTGCTCGTGAAGAATTAAAGAGAAGGAGGTGA
- a CDS encoding Dabb family protein, giving the protein MIEHIVLFKWKEGTAPSEIAAVMSGLKALKNKIPEIVDLTCGENFSDRSQGFQHALIVRFRNRKDLELYQPHPAHTEVVQNLIQPILANILAVDYEV; this is encoded by the coding sequence ATGATCGAACATATTGTCTTATTCAAATGGAAAGAAGGAACCGCCCCCAGCGAGATTGCCGCCGTGATGAGTGGATTGAAAGCGCTCAAGAACAAAATTCCTGAAATTGTCGATTTAACCTGCGGGGAGAATTTTAGCGATCGCTCCCAAGGATTCCAACACGCGCTTATCGTCCGCTTTCGCAATCGCAAGGATTTAGAACTCTATCAACCGCACCCCGCCCATACCGAAGTGGTGCAAAACTTAATCCAACCGATCCTCGCCAATATTTTAGCGGTCGATTACGAAGTTTAA
- a CDS encoding VWA domain-containing protein, which yields MKVSLQPILSDSHLDATQNNSQRQLSISLAAVSEGNERLPLNLCLVLDHSGSMEGEPLRTVKSAAIALLEKLNPSDRISLVAFDHRAKTIVPNQEPSDIGQIERQIEKLRADGGTAIDEGIKLGLEEVSKGKQDNNSQIFLLTDGENEHGDNKRCVKLAEIASENSITLNALGFGKHWNQDVLERIADTAGGALSYIETPEQATNEFGRLFQRAQSVGLTNAHLVFELMPNVRLAELKPIAQVAPETIELPVLNEGTQIAVRLGDLMKEERVVLANLYIGRLAPGRQVIANVQVRYDDPVAGQSGIVSEKVPVFAEVQAAYVPSPNPEVQNAILALAKYRQTQIAEAKLQQGDRVGAATMLQTAAKTALQLGDNSAATVLQRSATQLQSGEDLSESDRKKTRIVSKTILQE from the coding sequence ATGAAAGTCAGTTTGCAACCGATCTTAAGCGATTCTCATCTGGATGCCACTCAAAACAACAGCCAGCGACAGTTATCGATTTCGCTTGCGGCGGTATCCGAGGGTAACGAACGCTTGCCCTTAAATCTCTGTCTCGTTCTCGACCATAGCGGTTCGATGGAGGGCGAACCATTAAGAACCGTTAAGAGTGCGGCGATCGCGCTGTTAGAAAAATTAAATCCGAGCGATCGCATTTCTCTGGTAGCCTTCGACCATCGCGCTAAAACTATCGTTCCCAACCAAGAACCCTCGGACATCGGACAGATCGAACGGCAAATCGAAAAGTTGAGGGCGGATGGCGGTACGGCGATCGATGAAGGGATTAAACTAGGACTCGAAGAAGTCTCTAAAGGCAAGCAGGACAATAACTCGCAAATCTTTCTGCTGACGGATGGCGAAAACGAACACGGCGACAACAAACGCTGCGTAAAACTCGCAGAAATCGCCTCGGAAAATAGCATTACCTTAAATGCCCTCGGATTTGGCAAGCATTGGAACCAAGACGTTTTAGAACGGATTGCCGATACCGCAGGCGGCGCGCTTTCTTATATCGAAACCCCAGAACAGGCGACTAATGAATTCGGACGTTTATTCCAGCGCGCTCAATCGGTGGGTTTAACCAACGCTCATTTAGTCTTTGAATTGATGCCGAACGTTCGCCTCGCCGAACTCAAACCCATCGCCCAAGTTGCCCCCGAAACGATTGAATTGCCCGTCCTCAATGAAGGTACGCAAATTGCCGTGCGATTGGGCGATTTAATGAAGGAAGAGCGCGTGGTGTTGGCGAATCTTTATATCGGTAGACTCGCCCCGGGCAGACAGGTGATTGCGAACGTGCAAGTTCGCTACGACGATCCGGTGGCGGGACAATCGGGGATAGTATCGGAAAAAGTGCCGGTTTTCGCCGAAGTGCAAGCAGCTTACGTCCCTTCGCCCAATCCCGAAGTGCAGAATGCGATTTTAGCGCTGGCGAAGTACCGACAAACGCAAATTGCTGAAGCGAAGTTGCAACAAGGCGATCGCGTGGGAGCCGCAACGATGCTGCAAACGGCTGCAAAAACGGCTTTGCAACTGGGCGATAACAGCGCCGCAACGGTTTTACAACGCAGCGCAACCCAACTGCAATCCGGCGAAGACTTATCGGAGAGCGATCGCAAGAAAACCCGCATCGTCTCCAAAACCATTTTGCAAGAATAA
- a CDS encoding zinc metalloprotease HtpX: protein MNQTKTVALLALLSGLLISVSYFLIGGWTGAITGVVLAAVTNLGSWYYSDRIALAAYGAQAVSYNQAPELYQMVQKLSDRAGLPMPAVYIVPTQSANAFATGRDPEHAAVAVTEGLLNILPPDEVEGVLAHELSHVANRDTLTQAVTATIAGAISFLAQMVSYGMWFSGGSRDNDNGPNPLGMLLTVMFAPLAATIIQMGISRTREFSADAGAAQLTGNPRALANALQRLSNSAKRLPIDGNPAFEPLLIMNGFSGQFLGNLFSTHPSTEARIENLMRLEQELGSQSRPFVS from the coding sequence ATGAACCAAACAAAAACTGTTGCTTTACTTGCCCTACTGAGCGGTTTGCTAATCTCCGTCAGTTACTTTCTCATTGGCGGTTGGACGGGGGCAATCACTGGGGTTGTCCTCGCAGCCGTGACTAACCTCGGTTCTTGGTACTATTCCGATCGCATCGCCTTAGCCGCTTACGGCGCGCAAGCCGTCAGTTACAACCAAGCCCCCGAATTGTACCAAATGGTGCAGAAATTGAGCGATCGCGCTGGACTGCCCATGCCCGCCGTTTATATCGTTCCCACCCAGTCTGCTAACGCCTTCGCCACCGGACGCGATCCCGAACACGCTGCCGTCGCCGTTACCGAAGGACTCTTAAACATCCTTCCCCCCGACGAAGTTGAAGGCGTTCTCGCCCACGAACTCAGCCACGTCGCCAACCGCGACACCTTAACCCAAGCCGTCACCGCCACCATCGCCGGAGCGATTTCTTTCCTCGCGCAAATGGTAAGCTACGGGATGTGGTTTTCTGGCGGTTCGCGCGACAATGACAATGGCCCAAACCCCTTGGGAATGCTGCTGACGGTCATGTTTGCACCCTTAGCCGCTACGATTATTCAGATGGGAATCTCCCGCACCCGCGAATTTTCTGCCGATGCCGGTGCTGCCCAATTAACGGGCAACCCTCGCGCCCTTGCCAATGCGCTACAACGCCTCTCTAACAGCGCTAAACGGCTGCCGATTGATGGCAACCCTGCGTTTGAACCTTTATTGATTATGAACGGCTTCTCCGGTCAATTTTTAGGTAACTTATTCTCGACGCACCCATCCACCGAAGCCCGAATTGAAAACTTGATGCGTTTGGAACAAGAATTAGGTTCTCAATCTCGTCCTTTTGTTTCGTAA
- a CDS encoding cyclic peptide export ABC transporter: MNLFSFLMGSSGKMLAIAIALGILSGGSSAGLIALVSRAIGNSSPPASLAWGFLALALIALTSSILTRIVLIRLSQDAVFQLQIRLCQQILASEFTTLERLGSPRLLATLTEDVQTISNAVYILPFLCINLAIVAGGLLYITWLSGQVFIIVMSITAVALLSSRVLLRSGRRYLRHARNDQDSLYQNFRTLTEGIKELKLHAFRRQDFLKEDLQPTAERFRRHNVRGLSIFATTDSWGKLIFFFAIGLVLFILPHWLNIAPQTLAGYVLTFTYLMGPMENIVNKLPQISKANIALEKIQALGLSLQERAESSNRKPLFPILKTPVLELKDVTLTYPSDDDTQFSLGPIDLTFKPGELVTIVGGNGSGKSTLAKLITGLYIPDRGEIRLNGELITAENREWYRQHISAIFSDFYLFDRLLGFEVEHLDEIARHYLKQLHLEGKVKIEGGKFSTTALSLGQRKRLALLTAYLEDRPIYLFDEWAADQDPAFKEIFYLQLLPQLRDRGKIVLAIGHDDRYFHCGDRIIQLDYGRVVQQ; this comes from the coding sequence ATGAATCTCTTTTCATTTTTAATGGGTTCTTCGGGGAAAATGTTAGCGATCGCGATCGCGTTAGGCATTCTCAGTGGAGGCAGTAGCGCTGGTTTAATCGCCTTAGTTAGTCGCGCGATCGGCAACTCCTCCCCCCCCGCATCCCTCGCTTGGGGATTCCTCGCCCTCGCCCTCATCGCCCTCACCTCCAGCATTCTCACCCGCATCGTTCTAATTCGCCTCTCCCAAGATGCAGTCTTTCAACTGCAAATTCGCCTCTGCCAACAAATTCTCGCCTCAGAGTTTACCACCTTAGAACGCTTGGGTTCGCCGCGCTTGCTTGCCACCCTCACCGAAGACGTGCAAACCATCTCTAATGCAGTCTACATTTTGCCCTTTCTTTGTATTAATCTCGCGATCGTCGCGGGCGGCCTACTCTACATTACCTGGCTGTCCGGACAAGTTTTTATCATTGTTATGAGCATTACCGCCGTAGCGCTGCTGAGTTCTCGCGTCCTGCTGCGTTCCGGTCGTCGCTATCTCCGCCACGCTCGCAACGACCAAGATTCACTCTACCAAAACTTTCGCACCCTCACCGAAGGCATTAAAGAACTCAAACTGCACGCCTTCCGCCGTCAAGACTTTCTTAAAGAAGACTTGCAACCCACCGCCGAACGCTTTCGCCGCCATAACGTGCGCGGCTTGAGTATCTTTGCAACGACGGATAGTTGGGGAAAACTGATCTTTTTCTTTGCGATCGGTTTGGTGTTATTCATCCTGCCCCATTGGTTGAATATCGCACCGCAAACCCTAGCGGGGTACGTTCTCACCTTTACTTATTTAATGGGGCCGATGGAAAATATCGTCAATAAGCTACCCCAAATTAGTAAAGCCAATATTGCCTTAGAAAAAATACAAGCGCTCGGTTTATCGCTCCAAGAACGGGCAGAATCGAGCAATCGCAAGCCTCTATTTCCGATTCTCAAAACTCCAGTTCTCGAACTCAAAGATGTTACCCTCACTTATCCCAGCGATGACGATACGCAATTCAGCTTGGGGCCGATAGACCTCACTTTTAAACCGGGGGAATTAGTTACGATTGTTGGGGGGAATGGAAGCGGAAAATCGACCCTCGCTAAATTAATTACGGGGCTTTATATTCCCGATCGCGGCGAAATTCGTTTGAACGGAGAGTTGATTACCGCAGAGAATCGAGAATGGTATCGCCAGCATATATCGGCAATTTTCTCTGATTTTTACTTATTCGATCGCTTGTTAGGATTTGAGGTCGAACATCTGGATGAAATTGCTCGCCATTATCTCAAACAACTTCACCTTGAAGGGAAAGTGAAAATTGAAGGCGGGAAGTTTTCGACGACGGCGCTATCCCTCGGACAGCGCAAACGCTTAGCCCTGTTGACGGCGTACCTCGAAGATCGCCCGATTTATCTATTTGATGAATGGGCGGCGGATCAGGATCCGGCGTTTAAGGAAATTTTCTATTTGCAACTGTTACCGCAACTGCGCGATCGCGGTAAAATTGTTCTCGCGATCGGTCACGACGACCGCTATTTTCACTGCGGCGATCGGATTATTCAACTCGATTACGGGCGCGTTGTCCAGCAATAG